In Dama dama isolate Ldn47 chromosome X, ASM3311817v1, whole genome shotgun sequence, one genomic interval encodes:
- the MED12 gene encoding mediator of RNA polymerase II transcription subunit 12 isoform X1 has product MAAFGILSYEHRPLKRPRLGPPDVYPQDPKQKEDELTALNVKQGFNNQPAVSGDEHGTAKNVNFNPAKISSNFSSIIAEKLRCNTLSDTGRRKPQVNQKDNFWLVTARSQSAINTWFTDLAGTKPLTQLAKKVPIFSKKEEVFGYLAKYTVPVMRAAWLIKMTCAYYAAISETKVKKRHVDPFTEWTQIITKCLWEQLQKMAEYYRPGPAGSGGCGSTIGPLPHDVEMAIRQWDYNEKLAMFMFQDGMLDRHEFLTWVLECFEKIRPGEDELLKLLLPLLLRYSGEFVQSAYLSRRLAYFCTRRLALQLDGVSSHSSHVMSTQSTSTLPTTPAPQPPTSSTPSTPFSDLLMCPQHRPLVFGLSCILQTILLCCPSALVWHYSLTDSRIKTGSPLDHLPIAPSNLPMPEGNSAFTQQVRAKLREIEQQIKERGQAVEVRWSFDKCQEATAGFTIGRVLHTLEVLDSHSFERSDFSNSLDSLCNRIFGLGPSKDGHEISSDDDAVVSLLCEWAVSCKRSGRHRAMVVAKLLEKRQAEIEAERCGESEAADEKGSIASGSLSAPSAPIFQDVLLQFLDTQAPMLTDPRSESERVEFFNLVLLFCELIRHDVFSHNMYTCTLISRGDLAFGAPGPRPPSPFDDPADDPERKEAEGSSSSKLEDPGLSESMDIDPSSSVLFEDMEKPDFSLFSPTMPCEGKGSPSPEKPDVEKEVKPPPKEKLEGTLGVLYDQPRHVQYATHFPIPQEESCSHECNQRLVVLFGVGKQRDDARHAIKKITKDILKVLNRKGTAETDQLAPIVPLNPGDLTFLGGEDGQKRRRNRPEAFPTAEDIFAKFQHLSHYDQHQVTAQVSRNVLEQITSFALGMSYHLPLVQHVQFIFDLMEYSLSISGLIDFAIQLLNELSVVEAELLLKSSDLVGSYTTSLCLCIVAVLRHYHACLILNQDQMAQVFEGLCGVVKHGMNRSDGSSAERCILAYLYDLYTSCSHLKSKFGELFSDFCSKVKNTIYCNVEPSESNMRWAPEFMIDTLENPAAHTFTYTGLGKSLSENPANRYSFVCNALMHVCVGHHDSDRVNDIAILCAELTGYCKSLSAEWLGVLKALCCSSNNGTCGFNDLLCNVDVSDLSFHDSLATFVAILIARQCLLLEDLIRCAAIPSLLNAACSEQDSEPGARLTCRILLHLFKTPQLNPCQSDGNKPTVGIRSSCDRHLLAASQNRIVDGAVFAVLKAVFVLGDAELKGSGFTVTGGTEELPEEEGGGGSGGRRQGGRNISVETASLDVYAKYVLRSICQQEWVGERCLKSLCEDSNDLQDPVLSSAQAQRLMQLICYPHRLLDNEDGENPQRQRIKRILQNLDQWTMRQSSLELQLMIKQTPNNEMNSLLENIAKATIEVFQQSAETGSSSGNAASNMPSSSKTKPVLSSLERSGVWLVAPLIAKLPTSVQGHVLKAAGEELEKGQHLDSSSHKERDRQKQKSMSLLSQQPFLSLVLTCLKGQDEQREGLLTSLYSQVHQIVNNWRDDQYLDDCKPKQLMHEALKLRLNLVGGMFDTVQRSTQQTTEWAVLLLDIIISGTVDMQSNNELFTTVLDMLSVLINGTLAADMSSISQGSMEENKRAYMNLVKKLRKELAERQSDSLEKVYQLLPLPKPTRDVITCEPQGSLIDTKGNKIAGFDSIFKKEILFPLLQAFKVCVVISKFQQLTISHFLEQGLQVSTKQKLSPWDLFEGLKPSAPLSWGWFGTVRVDRRVARGEEQQRLLLYHTHLRPRPRAYYLEPLPLPPEDEEPPAPTLLEPEKKAPEPPKTDKPGAAPPSTEERKKKSTKGKKRSQPAAKTEDYGMGPGRSGPYGVTVPPDLLHHANPGSISHLSYRQSSIGLYTQNQPLPAGGPRVDPYRPMRLPMQKLPTRPPYPGVLPTTMTGVMGLEPGSYKTSVYRQQQPTAPQGQRLRQQLQAKISQGMLGQSSVHQMTPSSSYGLQTSQGYTPYVSHVGLQQHTGPAGTMVPPSYSSQPYQSTHPSTNPTLVDPTRHLQQRPSGYVHQQAPTYGHGLTSTQRFSHQTLQQTPMIGTMTPLGPQGVQAGIRSASILPEQQQQQQQQQQQQQQQQQQQQQQQQQQQQQQYHIRQQQQQQQQILRQQQQQQQQQQQQQQQQQQQQQQTHQQQQQQAAPPQPQPQSQPQFQRQGLQQTQQQQQTAALVRQLQQQLSNTQPQPSTNIFGRY; this is encoded by the exons ATGGCGGCCTTCGGGATCTTGAGCTACGAACACCGGCCCCTGAAGCGGCCGCGGCTGGGGCCTCCTGATGTGTACCCTCAAGATCCCAAACAGAAGGAG GATGAATTAACCGCCTTGAATGTAAAACAAGGTTTCAATAACCAGCCCGCTGTCTCTGGGGATGAACATGGCACCGCCAAGAATGTCAACTTTAATCCTGCCAAG ATCAGTTCCAACTTCAGCAGCATCATTGCAGAGAAGTTACGTTGTAACACCCTCTCTGACACTGGTCGAAGGAAGCCCCAAGTGAACCAGAAGGACAACTTCTGGCTGGTGACTGCACGATCCCAGAGTGCCATTAACACTTGGTTTACTGATCTGGCTGGCACCAAGCCACTCACACAACTAGCCAAAAAG GTCCCCATTTTCAGTAAGAAGGAAGAAGTGTTTGGGTACTTAGCCAAATACACAGTGCCTGTGATGCGGGCCGCCTGGCTCATTAAGATGACCTGTGCCTACTATGCAGCAATCTCAGAGACCAAGGTTAAGAAGAGACATGTTGACCCCTTCACAG AATGGACTCAGATCATCACCAAGTGCTTATGggagcagcttcaaaagatggctgAATACTACCGGCCAGGACCTGCTGGAAGTGGGGGCTGTGGCTCCACTATAGGGCCCTTGCCCCATGATGTTGAGATGGCAATCCGGCAGTGGGACTACAATGAGAAGCTCGCCATGTTCATGTTTCAG GACGGAATGCTGGACAGACATGAGTTCCTGACCTGGGTACTTGAGTGTTTTGAGAAAATCCGCCCTGGAGAGGATGAATTGCTTAAACTGCTGCTGCCTTTGCTGCTTCGA TACTCTGGAGAGTTTGTTCAGTCTGCGTACCTCTCCCGCCGCCTTGCCTACTTCTGTACACGGAGACTGGCCCTGCAGCTGGATGGTGTGAGCAGTCACTCATCTCATGTGATGTCCACTCAGTCGACAAGCACACTGCCTACCACCCCTGCTCCTCAGCCCCCAACTAGCAGCACACCCTCTACACCCTTTAGTGACCTGCTTATGTGCCCTCAGCACCGGCCCCTAGTTTTTGGCCTCAGCTGTATCCTTCAG ACCATCCTCCTGTGTTGTCCTAGTGCCCTGGTTTGGCACTATTCACTGACTGATAGTCGAATCAAGACTGGCTCACCACTTGACCACCTGCCTATTGCGCCCTCCAACCTACCCATGCCAGAGGGTAACAGTGCCTTCACTCAACAG GTCCGTGCAAAGTTGCGGGAGATCGAGCAACAGATCAAGGAGCGAGGACAGGCCGTTGAGGTTCGCTGGTCTTTTGATAAGTGCCAGGAAGCTACTGCAG GCTTCACCATTGGACGAGTACTCCATACTTTGGAAGTGTTGGACAGCCATAGTTTTGAACGCTCTGACTTCAGCAACTCTCTCGATTCCCTCTGTAATCGAATCTTTGGATTGGGTCCTAGCAAGGATGGGCACGAG ATCTCCTCAGATGATGATGCGGTGGTATCATTACTGTGTGAATGGGCTGTCAGCTGCAAGCGTTCTGGTCGGCATCGAGCGATGGTGGTAGCCAAgctgctggagaagagacaggcagAGATTGAGGCTGAG CGTTGTGGAGAATCGGAAGCTGCAGATGAGAAGGGTTCCATTGCCTCTGGCTCCCTTTCTGCTCCCAGTGCTCCCATTTTCCAAGATGTCCTCTTACAGTTTCTGGATACACAGGCTCCCATGCTGA cGGACCCCCGAAGTGAGAGTGAGCGAGTGGAATTCTTTAACTTGGTACTGCTGTTCTGTGAACTGATTCGACATGATGTTTTCTCCCACAACATGTACACTTGCACCCTCATCTCCCGAGGGGACCTTGCCTTCGGAGCCCCTGGTCCCCGGCCTCCCTCTCCCTTTGATGACCCAGCTGATGACCCAGAGCGCAAGGAGGCtgagggcagcagcagcagcaagctggAG GATCCAGGGCTCTCAGAGTCTATGGACATTGACCCTAGCTCCAGTGTGCTCTTTGAGGACATGGAGAAGCCTGATTTCTCA TTGTTCTCCCCCACTATGCCCTGTGAGGGGAAGGGCAGTCCATCCCCTGAGAAACCAGATGTTGAGAAGGAGGTGAAGCCCCCACCCAAGGAGAAGCTAGAAGGAACCCTTGGGGTTCTTTATGACCAGCCGCGGCATGTGCAGTATGCCACACACTTTCCCATCCCCCAG GAGGAGTCATGCAGCCATGAGTGCAACCAGCGGTTGGTCGTACTGTTTGGGGTGGGAAAGCAGCGAGATGATGCCCGCCATGCCATCAAGAAAATTACCAAGGATATCCTGAAGGTTCTGAACCGCAAGGGGACAGCAGAAACTG ACCAGCTTGCTCCTATTGTGCCTCTGAATCCTGGAGACCTGACATTCTTAG GTGGGGAGGATGGACAGAAGCGGCGACGAAACCGACCTGAAGCTTTTCCCACTGCCGAGGATATCTTTGCTAAGTTCCAGCACCTTTCACATTATGACCAACACCAGGTCACGGCTCAG GTCTCCCGGAATGTTCTGGAGCAGATCACGAGCTTTGCCCTTGGCATGTCGTACCACTTGCCTCTGGTGCAGCATGTGCAGTTTATCTTCGACCTCATGGAATATTCACTCAGCATCAGTGGCCTCATCGACTTTGCCATTCAG CTGCTGAATGAACTGAGTGTAGTCGAAGCCGAACTACTTCTCAAATCCTCAGATCTGGTGGGCAGCTACACCACTAGCCTGTGCCTGTGCATCGTGGCTGTCCTGCGCCACTATCACGCCTGCCTCATCCTCAACCAGGACCAGATGGCACAGGTCTTTGAGGG GCTGTGTGGCGTAGTCAAGCATGGGATGAACCGGTCTGATGGTTCCTCTGCAGAACGCTGTATCCTTGCATATCTCTATGATCTGTACACCTCCTGTAGCCATTTAAAGAGCAAATTTGGGGAACTCTTCAG TGACTTCTGCTCCAAGGTGAAGAACACCATCTACTGCAATGTGGAGCCATCAGAGTCCAACATGCGCTGGGCACCCGAGTTCATGATCGACACTTTAGAGAACCCCGCCGCTCACACCTTCACCTACACGGGGCTAGGCAAGAGTCTTAGTGAGAACCCTGCTAACCGCTACAGCTTTGTCTGCAATGCCCTTATGCACGTCTGTGTGGGGCACCATGATTCGGATAG GGTGAATGACATCGCCATCCTGTGTGCAGAGCTGACCGGCTATTGCAAGTCACTGAGTGCAGAGTGGCTGGGAGTGCTTAAGGCCTTGTGCTGCTCCTCTAACAATGGCACTTGTGGTTTCAACGACCTCCTCTGCAATGTAGAT GTCAGTGACCTGTCTTTTCACGACTCCCTGGCCACTTTTGTTGCCATCCTCATAGCTCGGCAGTGTTTGCTCCTGGAGGATCTGATTCGCTGTGCGGCCATCCCTTCACTCCTTAATGCTG CTTGCAGTGAACAGGACTCTGAGCCAGGGGCCCGGCTTACCTGCCGCATCCTCCTCCACCTTTTCAAGACACCTCAACTCAATCCTTGCCAATCGGATGGAA ACAAGCCTACTGTAGGAATCCGCTCCTCCTGTGACCGCCACCTGCTGGCTGCCTCCCAGAACCGCATCGTGGATGGAGCTGTGTTTGCTGTTCTCAAGGCTGTGTTTGTACTTG GGGATGCGGAACTGAAGGGTTCGGGCTTCACTGTGACAGGAGGAACAGAAGAACttccagaggaggagggaggaggtggcagTGGTGGTCGGAGGCAGGGTGGCCGCAACATCTCTGTGGAGACAGCCAGTCTGGATGTCTATGCCAAGTACGTGCTACGCAGCATCTGCCAGCAG GAATGGGTAGGAGAACGTTGCCTTAAATCACTGTGTGAGGACAGCAATGACCTGCAAGACCCAGTGTTGAGCAGTGCCCAGGCCCAGCGCCTCATGCAGCTTATCTGCTACCCACATCGGCTGCTGGACAACGAGGATGGGGAAAACCCGCAGCGGCAACGCATTAAGCGTATTCTCCAG AACTTGGACCAGTGGACCATGCGCCAGTCTTCGTTGGAACTGCAGCTTATGATCAAGCAGACCCCTAACAAT GAGATGAACTCCCTCTTAGAGAACATCGCCAAGGCCACAATCGAGGTTTTCCAGCAGTCTGCAGAGACAGGGTCATCTTCTGGAAATGCTGCAAGCAACATGCCCAGCAGCAGCAAGACCAAGCCTGTGCTCAG CTCCCTAGAACGCTCCGGTGTATGGCTGGTGGCTCCTCTCATTGCCAAACTGCCCACCTCAGTCCAGGGGCATGTGTTAAAGGCTGCTGGGGAAGAGTTAGAGAAGGGCCAGCACCTGGACTCCTCTTCCCACAAAGAACGTGATCGACAAAAGCAAAAGAG CATGTCCCTGTTGAGCCAGCAGCCCTTCTTATCCCTGGTGCTGACATGTCTGAAGGGCCAGGATGAGCAGCGTGAAGGACTCCTTACCTCCCTCTACAGCCAGGTCCACCAG ATTGTGAATAATTGGAGAGATGACCAGTATTTAGACGATTGCAAACCAAAGCAGCTAATGCATGAGGCACTCAAACTGCGGCTCAACCTG GTGGGGGGCATGTTTGACACTGTGCAGCGCAGCACCCAGCAGACCACGGAGTGGGCTGTGCTCCTCCTGGATATCATCATCAGCGGCACTGTCGACATGCAGTCCAACAA CGAGCTCTTCACCACTGTCCTGGACATGCTAAGTGTGCTCATCAATGGGACCCTAGCTGCGGACATGTCCAGCATCTCCCAGGGCAGCATGGAGGAAAACAAACGTGCCTACATGAACCTGGTGAAGAAGCTGCGG AAAGAATTGGCGGAACGCCAGTCAGATAGTCTGGAAAAAGTTTACCAGCTGCTGCCACTGCCCAAGCCAACTCGAGATGTGATCACGTGTGAGCCGCAGGGCTCCCTTATCGACACCAAGGGCAACAAGATTGCTGGCTTCGACTCTATCTTCAAGAAGGAG ATACTTTTCCCTCTCCTGCAAGCCTTCAAGGTCTGTGTTGTAATTTCCAAGTTTCAGCAGCTCactatttctcattttctggaGCAGGGTCTTCAGGTTTCCACCAAACAAAAGCTCTCTCCCTGGGATCTTTTTGAGGGCTTGAAGCCATCAGCGCCACTATCTTGGGGCTGGTTTGGAACAGTCCGGGTGGACCGGCGCGTGGCCCGTGGAGAGGAGCAGCAGCGGCTGCTGCTGTACCACACACACCTGAGGCCCCGGCCCCGCGCCTACTACCTGGAGCCACTGCCACTGCCTCCAGAAGATGAggaaccccctgcccccaccctgttAGAGCCTGAAAAAAAGGCTCCAGAGCCCCCCAAAACTGACAAACCTGGAGCTGCTCCACCCAGCACTGAGGAACGCAAGAAGAAGTCCACTAAGGGCAAGAAGCGCAGCCAGCCTGCCGCCAAGACGGAA GACTATGGAATGGGCCCAGGCCGAAGCGGCCCCTACGGAGTGACAGTGCCTCCAGACCTCCTGCACCATGCCAACCCTGGCTCCATCTCTCACCTTAGCTACAGGCAGAGCTCCATAGGCCTCTACACCCAGAACCAGCCACTGCCAGCAG GTGGCCCCCGCGTGGACCCATACCGCCCCATGCGGTTACCGATGCAGAAGCTGCCTACCCGCCCACCTTACCCTGGAGTGCTGCCCACGACCATGACTGGTGTCATGGGACTGGAACCTGGCTCCTACAAGACATCTGTGTACCGACAGCAGCAGCCTACAGCGCCCCAAGGACAGCGCCTTCGCCAACAGCTCCAGGCAAAGATA AGTCAGGGGATGTTGGGACAGTCATCTGTCCATCAGATGACTCCCAGTTCTTCGTACGGTTTGCAGACCTCCCAG GGCTATACTCCTTATGTTTCTCATGTGGGATTGCAGCAACACACAGGCCCTGCAGGTACCATGGTGCCCCCCAGCTACTCCAGCCAGCCTTACCAGAGCACCCACCCTTCTACCAATCCTACTCTTGTAGATCCTACTCGCCACCTGCAACAGCGGCCCAGTGGCTATGTGCACCAGCAGGCCCCAACCTACGGACATGGGCTGACCTCCACTCAAAG GTTTTCCCACCAGACACTGCAGCAAACACCCATGATAGGCACCATGACCccactgggcccccagggtgTCCAGGCCGGCATCCGGTCGGCTTCCATCCtgcctgagcagcagcagcagcagcagcagcagcagcagcagcagcagcagcagcaacagcagcaacaacagcagcagcagcagcagcagcagcaacagtaccATAtccggcagcagcagcagcagcagcagcagatcctGCGG cagcagcagcagcagcaacagcagcagcagcaacagcagcagcagcagcaacagcagcagcaacagacacaccagcagcagcagcagcaggcggcACCGCCTCAGCCCCAACCCCAATCCCAGCcccag TTCCAGCGCCAGGGGCTTCAGCAGacacagcaacaacaacagacaGCAGCTTTGGTCCGGCAGCTCCAACAACAGCTCTCTA ACACCCAGCCACAGCCCAGTACCAACATATTTGGAcgctactga